Proteins encoded by one window of Leishmania infantum JPCM5 genome chromosome 32:
- a CDS encoding putative ubiquitin carrier protein 4: MSGAGNLRSNRRREMDYMRLCNSTRKVYPSDTVAEFWVEFKGPEGTPYEDGTWMLHVQLPSDYPFKSPSIGFCNRILHPNVDERSGSVCLDVINQTWTPMYQLENIFDVFLPQLLRYPNPSDPLNAQAAHLLHADRVGFDALLREHVSTHATPEKALESIPEAYRPHDNTNEEEPDEANAKDTASDGPVNAGHSKGLTDSSVTPTEDHRVMHDDMAIDGDEDVEAEYEPEEIDL; this comes from the coding sequence ATGAGCGGCGCAGGCAACCTCCGCAGCAACCGCCGTCGGGAGATGGACTACATGCGGTTGTGCAACTCAACGCGCAAGGTGTACCCGTCCGACACAGTGGCCGAGTTCTGGGTAGAGTTTAAAGGTCCGGAGGGCACGCCGTATGAGGATGGCACCTGGATGCTGCACGTCCAGCTACCATCCGATTACCCGTTCAAGTCACCGTCCATCGGCTTCTGTAACCGCATCCTGCACCCGAACGTCGACGAGCGTAGCGGCAGCGTCTGCCTCGACGTCATCAACCAGACATGGACCCCCATGTACCAACTGGAGAACATATTCGACGTCTTCcttccgcagctgctgcgctaccCCAACCCATCAGATCCCCTAAATGCGCAGgccgcgcacctcctccacgccgaCCGCGTCGGcttcgatgcgctgctccgcgaGCATGTGAGCACCCACGCCACACCAGAGAAGGCGCTTGAGTCGATCCCGGAAGCGTACAGGCCACATGACAACACGAATGAGGAAGAACCAGACGAGGCCAACGCCAAGGACACGGCCTCTGACGGCCCTGTGAATGCAGGGCACTCGAAGGGATTGACGGACTCCTCAGTGACACCGACAGAGGACCACCGAGTCATGCACGACGACATGGccatcgacggcgacgaggacgtaGAGGCCGAGTACGAGCCGGAGGAGATCGATCTTTGA
- a CDS encoding U6 snRNA-associated Sm-like protein LSm4p, with the protein MTSTTSCTNLNACLALTCFFNPSGLLSGSLAPLFCDSHPPFLLPPSLPTRMQAHLEAARGALHRIFCCYRAHPHSLKQTFRMSFARRPITPIEILRNCRGKEVSIELADGETVNGTVMRTDRAMNVVIKQCTRTGADGESFWKSRECFIRGASVKNVRMTDSALVAVPAPSKRKAAGGKGTDTHKEKSVGGGKRPRK; encoded by the coding sequence aTGACTAGCACCACGTCATGCACCAATTTAAACGCCTGTCTTGCACTCACTTGTTTTTTCAACCCCTCTGGTCTTCTCAGCGGATCTCTTGCGCCTCTGTTTTGTGACTCGCACCCACCattcctcctccccccttccctgccCACACGCATGCAGGCACACCTCGAGGCGGCAAGAGGTGCCCTCCACAGGATATTTTGTTGTTACCGTGCACACCCTCACTCCCTCAAACAGACATTCAGAATGAGCTTCGCACGCCGGCCAATCACTCCCATCGAGATCTTGCGTAACTGCCGCGGCAAGGAGGTCTCCATCGAACTTGCGGACGGCGAGACGGTGAACGGCACCGTCATGCGCACGGATCGTGCCATGAACGTGGTAATCAAGCAGTGCACTCGCActggcgctgacggcgagTCGTTTTGGAAGTCGCGTGAGTGCTTTATCCGTGGCGCCAGCGTCAAAAACGTGCGTATGACGGACAGTGCACTTGTCGCCGTGCCGGCGCCATCGAAACGCAAGGCGGCGGGCGGCAAAGGCACCGATACCCACAAGGAGAAGTCGGTAGGAGGTGGCAAGCGGCCACGGAAGTAG